A single genomic interval of Tursiops truncatus isolate mTurTru1 chromosome 1, mTurTru1.mat.Y, whole genome shotgun sequence harbors:
- the CLCN6 gene encoding H(+)/Cl(-) exchange transporter 6 isoform X10 — translation MAGCRGSLCCCCRWCCCCGERETRTPEELTILGETQEEEDEILPRKDYESLDYDRCINDPYLEVLETMDNKKGRRYEAVKWMMVFAIGVCTGLVGLFVDFFVRLFTQLKFGVVQASVEECSQKGCLALSLLELLGFNLTFVFFASLLVLIEPVAAGSGIPEIKCYLNGVKVPGIVRLRTLLCKVFGVLFSVAGGLFVGKEGPMIHSGAVVGAGLPQFQSLSLRKIQFNFPYFRSDRDKRDFVSAGAAAGVAAAFGAPIGGTLFSLEEGSSFWNQGLTWKVLFCSMSATFTLNFFRSGIQFGSWGSFQLPGLLNFGEFKCSDSDKKCHLWTAMDLGFFVVMGVVGGLLGATFNCLNKRLAKYRMRNVHPKPKLVRVLESLLVSLVTTVVVFVASMVLGECRQMSSASQVGNDSFALQEYVTFSSTFPRKSRLSEVTSDEVNSSIKTFFCPNETYNDMATLFFNSQESGILQLFHQDSTFSPITLALFFVLYFVLACWTYGISVPSGLFVPSLLCGAAFGRLVANVLKSYIGLGHIYSGTFALIGAAAFLGGVVRMSISLTVILIESTSEITYGLPIMVTLMVAKWTGDFFNKGIYDIHVGLRGVPLLEWETEVEMDKLRASDIMEPNLTYVYPHTRIQSLVSILRTTVHHAFPVVTENRGNEKEFMKGNQLISNNIKYKAPLNHKPLSRCEGFLQFRHRPVLLTRIVTHILT, via the exons ATGGCGGGGTGCAGGGGGTCCCTGTGCTGCTGCTGCAGGTGGTGCTGCTGCTGCGGTGAGCGTGAGACCCGCACCCCAGAGGAGCTG ACCATCCTTGGAGAAacacaggaggaggaggatgagaTCCTTCCAAGGAAAGACTATGAG AGTTTGGATTATGATCGCTGTATCAATGACCCTTACCTGGAGGTTTTGGAGACCATGGATAATAAG AAAGGTCGCAGGTATGAGGCGGTGAAGTGGATGATGGTGTTTGCCATTGGAGTCTGCACAGGGCTG GTGGGTCTCTTTGTGGACTTCTTTGTACGGCTCTTCACCCAGCTCAAGTTCGGAGTGGTGCAGGCGT CGGTGGAGGAGTGCAGCCAGAAAGGCTGCCTCGCCCTGTCCCTCCTTGAACTCTTGGGTTTCAACTTGACTTTTGTCTTCTTCGCGAGCCTTCTTGTCCTAATTGAG CCAGTGGCAGCGGGTTCTGGGATACCCGAGATCAAATGCTATCTGAATGGTGTGAAGGTGCCCGGAATCGTGCGTCTCCGGACCCTGCTCTGCAAAGTCTTTGGAGTGCtgttcagtgtggctggag GGCTCTTCGTGGGGAAGGAAGGCCCCATGATCCACAGTGGAGCAGTGGTAGGGGCTGGCCTCCCGCAG TTTCAGAGCCTCTCTTTACGGAAGATCCAGTTTAACTTCCCCTATTTTCGAAGTGACAG AGACAAGCGGGATTTCGTATCAGCAGGGGCGGCCGCTGGAGTCGCTGCAGCTTTCGGGGCCCCCATTGGGGGTACCTTGTTCAGTCTGGAGGAGGGCTCATCCTTCTGGAACCAAGGGCTCACGTGGAAAGTG CTCTTTTGCTCCATGTCTGCCACCTTCACCCTCAACTTCTTCCGTTCTGGGATTCAGTTTGGAAGTTGGGGTTCCTTCCAGCTCCCTGGATTGCTGAACTTTGGCGAGTTTAAG TGCTCTGACTCTGATAAAAAATGTCATCTCTGGACAGCTATGGACTTGGGTTTCTTCGTCGTGATGGGGGTCGTTGGGGGCCTCCTGGGAGCCACATTCAACTGTCTGAACAAGAGGCTTGCGAAGTACCGTATGCGAAACGTGCACCCGAAACCTAAGCTCGTCAG AGTCTTGGAGAGCCTCTTGGTGTCTCTGGTGACCACCGTGGTGGTGTTTGTGGCCTCCATGGTGTTAGGAGAATGCCGACAGATGTCTTCCGCAAGTCAAGTTGGTAATGACTCCTTCGCACTCCAG gAGTATGTGACGTTTTCTAGCACCTTTCCCCGAAAGAGCCGGTTGAGTGAG GTCACATCAGATGAAGTGAATTCCAGCATCAAGACCTTTTTTTGTCCCAATGAGACCTACAATGACATGGCCACACTGTTTTTCAACTCCCAGGAGTCTGGCATCCTTCAGCTTTTCCACCAGGATA GTACTTTTAGCCCCATCACTTTGGCGTTGTTCTTCGTCCTCTATTTCGTGCTTGCATGTTGGACTTACGGCATTTCTGTTCCAAGCGGCCTTTTTGTGCCTTCCCTGCTATGTGGAGCTGCTTTTGGACGTTTAGTTGCCAACGTTCTCAAAAG CTACATTGGATTGGGCCATATCTATTCGGGAACCTTTGCCCTGATCGGTGCTGCGGCTTTCTTGGGCGGGGTCGTCCGTATGAGCATCAGTCTCACGGTCATCCTGATTGAGTCCACCAGCGAGATCACGTACGGCCTCCCCATCATGGTCACCCTGATG GTGGCCAAATGGACAGGGGACTTTTTCAATAAGGGCATTTATGACATCCACGTGGGCCTGCGAGGCGTGCCGCTTCTAGAATGGGAGACGGAGGTGGAAATGGACAA actGCGAGCCAGCGACATCATGGAGCCCAACCTGACCTACGTCTACCCGCACACCCGCATCCAGTCTCTGGTCAGCATCCTGCGCACCACTGTCCACCACGCCTTCCCAGTGGTCACGGAGAACCGGGGCAATGAGAAGGAGTTCATGAAGGGCAACCAGCTCATCAGTAACAACATCAAATACAAG GCTCCTTTGAATCACAAGCCCCTGAGCCGCTGTGAAGGTTTCTTGCAGTTCCGGCATAGGCCTGTGCTTTTGACCCGCATTGTCACCCACATCCTCACCTGA
- the CLCN6 gene encoding H(+)/Cl(-) exchange transporter 6 isoform X11: MAGCRGSLCCCCRWCCCCGERETRTPEELTILGETQEEEDEILPRKDYESLDYDRCINDPYLEVLETMDNKKGRRYEAVKWMMVFAIGVCTGLVGLFVDFFVRLFTQLKFGVVQASVEECSQKGCLALSLLELLGFNLTFVFFASLLVLIEPVAAGSGIPEIKCYLNGVKVPGIVRLRTLLCKVFGVLFSVAGGLFVGKEGPMIHSGAVVGAGLPQFQSLSLRKIQFNFPYFRSDRDKRDFVSAGAAAGVAAAFGAPIGGTLFSLEEGSSFWNQGLTWKVLFCSMSATFTLNFFRSGIQFGSWGSFQLPGLLNFGEFKCSDSDKKCHLWTAMDLGFFVVMGVVGGLLGATFNCLNKRLAKYRMRNVHPKPKLVRVLESLLVSLVTTVVVFVASMVLGECRQMSSASQVGNDSFALQEYVTFSSTFPRKSRLSEVTSDEVNSSIKTFFCPNETYNDMATLFFNSQESGILQLFHQDSTFSPITLALFFVLYFVLACWTYGISVPSGLFVPSLLCGAAFGRLVANVLKSYIGLGHIYSGTFALIGAAAFLGGVVRMSISLTVILIESTSEITYGLPIMVTLMVAKWTGDFFNKGIYDIHVGLRGVPLLEWETEVEMDKLRASDIMEPNLTYVYPHTRIQSLVSILRTTVHHAFPVVTENRGNEKEFMKGNQLISNNIKYKPLSRCEGFLQFRHRPVLLTRIVTHILT; this comes from the exons ATGGCGGGGTGCAGGGGGTCCCTGTGCTGCTGCTGCAGGTGGTGCTGCTGCTGCGGTGAGCGTGAGACCCGCACCCCAGAGGAGCTG ACCATCCTTGGAGAAacacaggaggaggaggatgagaTCCTTCCAAGGAAAGACTATGAG AGTTTGGATTATGATCGCTGTATCAATGACCCTTACCTGGAGGTTTTGGAGACCATGGATAATAAG AAAGGTCGCAGGTATGAGGCGGTGAAGTGGATGATGGTGTTTGCCATTGGAGTCTGCACAGGGCTG GTGGGTCTCTTTGTGGACTTCTTTGTACGGCTCTTCACCCAGCTCAAGTTCGGAGTGGTGCAGGCGT CGGTGGAGGAGTGCAGCCAGAAAGGCTGCCTCGCCCTGTCCCTCCTTGAACTCTTGGGTTTCAACTTGACTTTTGTCTTCTTCGCGAGCCTTCTTGTCCTAATTGAG CCAGTGGCAGCGGGTTCTGGGATACCCGAGATCAAATGCTATCTGAATGGTGTGAAGGTGCCCGGAATCGTGCGTCTCCGGACCCTGCTCTGCAAAGTCTTTGGAGTGCtgttcagtgtggctggag GGCTCTTCGTGGGGAAGGAAGGCCCCATGATCCACAGTGGAGCAGTGGTAGGGGCTGGCCTCCCGCAG TTTCAGAGCCTCTCTTTACGGAAGATCCAGTTTAACTTCCCCTATTTTCGAAGTGACAG AGACAAGCGGGATTTCGTATCAGCAGGGGCGGCCGCTGGAGTCGCTGCAGCTTTCGGGGCCCCCATTGGGGGTACCTTGTTCAGTCTGGAGGAGGGCTCATCCTTCTGGAACCAAGGGCTCACGTGGAAAGTG CTCTTTTGCTCCATGTCTGCCACCTTCACCCTCAACTTCTTCCGTTCTGGGATTCAGTTTGGAAGTTGGGGTTCCTTCCAGCTCCCTGGATTGCTGAACTTTGGCGAGTTTAAG TGCTCTGACTCTGATAAAAAATGTCATCTCTGGACAGCTATGGACTTGGGTTTCTTCGTCGTGATGGGGGTCGTTGGGGGCCTCCTGGGAGCCACATTCAACTGTCTGAACAAGAGGCTTGCGAAGTACCGTATGCGAAACGTGCACCCGAAACCTAAGCTCGTCAG AGTCTTGGAGAGCCTCTTGGTGTCTCTGGTGACCACCGTGGTGGTGTTTGTGGCCTCCATGGTGTTAGGAGAATGCCGACAGATGTCTTCCGCAAGTCAAGTTGGTAATGACTCCTTCGCACTCCAG gAGTATGTGACGTTTTCTAGCACCTTTCCCCGAAAGAGCCGGTTGAGTGAG GTCACATCAGATGAAGTGAATTCCAGCATCAAGACCTTTTTTTGTCCCAATGAGACCTACAATGACATGGCCACACTGTTTTTCAACTCCCAGGAGTCTGGCATCCTTCAGCTTTTCCACCAGGATA GTACTTTTAGCCCCATCACTTTGGCGTTGTTCTTCGTCCTCTATTTCGTGCTTGCATGTTGGACTTACGGCATTTCTGTTCCAAGCGGCCTTTTTGTGCCTTCCCTGCTATGTGGAGCTGCTTTTGGACGTTTAGTTGCCAACGTTCTCAAAAG CTACATTGGATTGGGCCATATCTATTCGGGAACCTTTGCCCTGATCGGTGCTGCGGCTTTCTTGGGCGGGGTCGTCCGTATGAGCATCAGTCTCACGGTCATCCTGATTGAGTCCACCAGCGAGATCACGTACGGCCTCCCCATCATGGTCACCCTGATG GTGGCCAAATGGACAGGGGACTTTTTCAATAAGGGCATTTATGACATCCACGTGGGCCTGCGAGGCGTGCCGCTTCTAGAATGGGAGACGGAGGTGGAAATGGACAA actGCGAGCCAGCGACATCATGGAGCCCAACCTGACCTACGTCTACCCGCACACCCGCATCCAGTCTCTGGTCAGCATCCTGCGCACCACTGTCCACCACGCCTTCCCAGTGGTCACGGAGAACCGGGGCAATGAGAAGGAGTTCATGAAGGGCAACCAGCTCATCAGTAACAACATCAAATACAAG CCCCTGAGCCGCTGTGAAGGTTTCTTGCAGTTCCGGCATAGGCCTGTGCTTTTGACCCGCATTGTCACCCACATCCTCACCTGA
- the CLCN6 gene encoding H(+)/Cl(-) exchange transporter 6 isoform X9, producing MAGCRGSLCCCCRWCCCCGERETRTPEELTILGETQEEEDEILPRKDYESLDYDRCINDPYLEVLETMDNKKGRRYEAVKWMMVFAIGVCTGLVGLFVDFFVRLFTQLKFGVVQASVEECSQKGCLALSLLELLGFNLTFVFFASLLVLIEPVAAGSGIPEIKCYLNGVKVPGIVRLRTLLCKVFGVLFSVAGGLFVGKEGPMIHSGAVVGAGLPQFQSLSLRKIQFNFPYFRSDRDKRDFVSAGAAAGVAAAFGAPIGGTLFSLEEGSSFWNQGLTWKVLFCSMSATFTLNFFRSGIQFGSWGSFQLPGLLNFGEFKCSDSDKKCHLWTAMDLGFFVVMGVVGGLLGATFNCLNKRLAKYRMRNVHPKPKLVRVLESLLVSLVTTVVVFVASMVLGECRQMSSASQVGNDSFALQEYVTFSSTFPRKSRLSEVTSDEVNSSIKTFFCPNETYNDMATLFFNSQESGILQLFHQDSTFSPITLALFFVLYFVLACWTYGISVPSGLFVPSLLCGAAFGRLVANVLKSYIGLGHIYSGTFALIGAAAFLGGVVRMSISLTVILIESTSEITYGLPIMVTLMVAKWTGDFFNKGIYDIHVGLRGVPLLEWETEVEMDKLRASDIMEPNLTYVYPHTRIQSLVSILRTTVHHAFPVVTENRGNEKEFMKGNQLISNNIKYKKCSILTRAGEQRRRSQSMKSYPSSELRNVCDEHVTSEDPGEKEDLLQQMLERRQRLVSV from the exons ATGGCGGGGTGCAGGGGGTCCCTGTGCTGCTGCTGCAGGTGGTGCTGCTGCTGCGGTGAGCGTGAGACCCGCACCCCAGAGGAGCTG ACCATCCTTGGAGAAacacaggaggaggaggatgagaTCCTTCCAAGGAAAGACTATGAG AGTTTGGATTATGATCGCTGTATCAATGACCCTTACCTGGAGGTTTTGGAGACCATGGATAATAAG AAAGGTCGCAGGTATGAGGCGGTGAAGTGGATGATGGTGTTTGCCATTGGAGTCTGCACAGGGCTG GTGGGTCTCTTTGTGGACTTCTTTGTACGGCTCTTCACCCAGCTCAAGTTCGGAGTGGTGCAGGCGT CGGTGGAGGAGTGCAGCCAGAAAGGCTGCCTCGCCCTGTCCCTCCTTGAACTCTTGGGTTTCAACTTGACTTTTGTCTTCTTCGCGAGCCTTCTTGTCCTAATTGAG CCAGTGGCAGCGGGTTCTGGGATACCCGAGATCAAATGCTATCTGAATGGTGTGAAGGTGCCCGGAATCGTGCGTCTCCGGACCCTGCTCTGCAAAGTCTTTGGAGTGCtgttcagtgtggctggag GGCTCTTCGTGGGGAAGGAAGGCCCCATGATCCACAGTGGAGCAGTGGTAGGGGCTGGCCTCCCGCAG TTTCAGAGCCTCTCTTTACGGAAGATCCAGTTTAACTTCCCCTATTTTCGAAGTGACAG AGACAAGCGGGATTTCGTATCAGCAGGGGCGGCCGCTGGAGTCGCTGCAGCTTTCGGGGCCCCCATTGGGGGTACCTTGTTCAGTCTGGAGGAGGGCTCATCCTTCTGGAACCAAGGGCTCACGTGGAAAGTG CTCTTTTGCTCCATGTCTGCCACCTTCACCCTCAACTTCTTCCGTTCTGGGATTCAGTTTGGAAGTTGGGGTTCCTTCCAGCTCCCTGGATTGCTGAACTTTGGCGAGTTTAAG TGCTCTGACTCTGATAAAAAATGTCATCTCTGGACAGCTATGGACTTGGGTTTCTTCGTCGTGATGGGGGTCGTTGGGGGCCTCCTGGGAGCCACATTCAACTGTCTGAACAAGAGGCTTGCGAAGTACCGTATGCGAAACGTGCACCCGAAACCTAAGCTCGTCAG AGTCTTGGAGAGCCTCTTGGTGTCTCTGGTGACCACCGTGGTGGTGTTTGTGGCCTCCATGGTGTTAGGAGAATGCCGACAGATGTCTTCCGCAAGTCAAGTTGGTAATGACTCCTTCGCACTCCAG gAGTATGTGACGTTTTCTAGCACCTTTCCCCGAAAGAGCCGGTTGAGTGAG GTCACATCAGATGAAGTGAATTCCAGCATCAAGACCTTTTTTTGTCCCAATGAGACCTACAATGACATGGCCACACTGTTTTTCAACTCCCAGGAGTCTGGCATCCTTCAGCTTTTCCACCAGGATA GTACTTTTAGCCCCATCACTTTGGCGTTGTTCTTCGTCCTCTATTTCGTGCTTGCATGTTGGACTTACGGCATTTCTGTTCCAAGCGGCCTTTTTGTGCCTTCCCTGCTATGTGGAGCTGCTTTTGGACGTTTAGTTGCCAACGTTCTCAAAAG CTACATTGGATTGGGCCATATCTATTCGGGAACCTTTGCCCTGATCGGTGCTGCGGCTTTCTTGGGCGGGGTCGTCCGTATGAGCATCAGTCTCACGGTCATCCTGATTGAGTCCACCAGCGAGATCACGTACGGCCTCCCCATCATGGTCACCCTGATG GTGGCCAAATGGACAGGGGACTTTTTCAATAAGGGCATTTATGACATCCACGTGGGCCTGCGAGGCGTGCCGCTTCTAGAATGGGAGACGGAGGTGGAAATGGACAA actGCGAGCCAGCGACATCATGGAGCCCAACCTGACCTACGTCTACCCGCACACCCGCATCCAGTCTCTGGTCAGCATCCTGCGCACCACTGTCCACCACGCCTTCCCAGTGGTCACGGAGAACCGGGGCAATGAGAAGGAGTTCATGAAGGGCAACCAGCTCATCAGTAACAACATCAAATACAAG AAGTGCAGCATCCTCACCCGCGCCGGTGAGCAGCGCAGACGGAGCCAGTCCATGAAGTCCTACCCATCCAGCGAGCTGCGGAACGTGTGCGACGAGCACGTGACCTCCGAGGACCCGGGCGAGAAGGAGGACCTCCTGCAGCAGATGCTCGAGCGGAG GCAGCGTCTGGTTTCTGTATAA